In Shouchella patagoniensis, the following are encoded in one genomic region:
- the fliD gene encoding flagellar filament capping protein FliD yields the protein MRLSGLSSGLDIDQMMKDLMRAERMPVNKLEKQRTELGWKMDAYREINVKMQALHSSIFDTLMRSSVMKKRTVASSDPNIATATASSSLGNANYTLNEVKQLATAATAKGKELKGINENSSLSELGISSGSKIEEGWVTGKLVRETAEFKEGKAQLKEKPEFAHDEQLLLINGKTYQVVDADKETIESNQVKINENGEMTFAEGVKLPARLQVEYIQEDSTSKERYTKSTVSTVNAQGETTESSFFFKDTDKISTVITQMRSADAGVNVFFDEFNQSFVVSKQETGQSANNMGDLFFEGHLFNQTLGLNENVIEGKNAIFTVNGVETQRASNTFNLSGMTITLKNESTQPISLNATTNVEDIFDTVLAFVEEYNELVDFVNGKLGEPYYRDYDPLTTEERDSLSDIEAERWEEKAQSGLLRNDVMLQGTFNQMRQSLYQTINSNGTIGHLVDIGITTSKDYMDGGKLEVNADKLRQAIEEDVDGVFSLFNGSDGNPGLAQNLRTNLQQGMSSIARRAGGSEGYHEQHQFAIGQQTKAIDDRISDFERRLEQKEARYWRQFTAMERAMQMANQQSESLFNLLYGNN from the coding sequence ATGAGGCTTTCTGGTTTATCATCAGGGCTTGATATTGATCAAATGATGAAAGATTTAATGCGTGCTGAACGTATGCCTGTTAATAAGCTTGAAAAACAAAGAACCGAATTAGGGTGGAAGATGGATGCATACCGAGAAATTAATGTTAAGATGCAAGCGTTGCATTCATCTATTTTTGATACATTAATGCGGAGCTCTGTTATGAAAAAAAGGACTGTTGCATCTTCTGATCCAAATATTGCAACCGCAACTGCATCATCTTCACTGGGGAATGCAAATTATACATTAAATGAAGTAAAGCAATTGGCAACAGCTGCAACAGCCAAAGGTAAAGAGTTGAAAGGAATAAATGAAAATTCTTCTTTAAGTGAACTCGGAATCTCATCTGGTTCTAAGATAGAAGAAGGATGGGTTACAGGTAAGCTAGTGCGAGAGACAGCAGAATTTAAAGAAGGAAAGGCACAATTAAAGGAGAAACCAGAATTTGCGCATGATGAACAACTCTTGTTAATCAACGGAAAAACTTATCAAGTTGTTGATGCGGATAAAGAAACAATAGAATCAAATCAAGTTAAAATTAATGAAAATGGGGAAATGACGTTTGCTGAAGGAGTTAAACTCCCGGCACGCTTACAAGTGGAGTATATACAAGAAGACTCAACTAGTAAAGAACGATATACAAAATCTACGGTTTCGACTGTTAATGCTCAGGGTGAGACGACTGAAAGCTCTTTTTTCTTTAAAGACACAGACAAAATTAGTACAGTCATAACCCAAATGAGATCTGCTGATGCTGGGGTAAATGTTTTTTTTGATGAGTTTAATCAGTCATTTGTAGTAAGTAAACAAGAGACAGGCCAATCAGCTAATAATATGGGAGATCTCTTTTTTGAAGGTCATTTGTTTAATCAAACTTTAGGCTTGAATGAAAACGTGATAGAAGGGAAAAATGCAATTTTTACTGTGAATGGTGTTGAAACACAGCGTGCATCAAACACATTTAATTTAAGTGGAATGACAATTACATTAAAGAATGAGTCAACTCAACCAATTAGTTTAAACGCTACTACAAATGTTGAAGATATCTTCGATACAGTACTCGCTTTTGTTGAAGAATATAATGAGTTAGTTGATTTCGTTAATGGTAAATTAGGAGAACCATATTATCGTGATTATGATCCCCTCACTACAGAAGAACGAGATAGTTTATCTGATATTGAAGCGGAACGATGGGAAGAAAAAGCGCAAAGTGGCTTACTTCGTAATGATGTGATGTTGCAAGGTACATTTAATCAGATGAGGCAAAGCCTTTACCAAACAATTAACTCGAATGGGACCATAGGGCATCTTGTTGATATTGGAATTACCACATCTAAAGATTATATGGATGGCGGCAAGTTGGAAGTGAATGCTGATAAACTGAGGCAAGCTATTGAAGAAGATGTTGATGGGGTTTTTTCATTGTTTAACGGCTCTGATGGTAACCCTGGATTGGCTCAAAATTTGCGGACCAATTTGCAACAGGGCATGTCTAGTATTGCAAGGAGAGCAGGTGGTTCAGAGGGTTATCATGAACAGCATCAATTTGCAATTGGGCAACAAACGAAAGCAATCGATGATCGTATATCTGACTTTGAGCGAAGACTAGAACAAAAAGAAGCGAGATATTGGCGACAATTCACGGCAATGGAACGAGCTATGCAAATGGCGAATCAACAAAGCGAATCATTGTTTAATTTGCTTTATGGGAATAACTAG
- the fliS gene encoding flagellar export chaperone FliS → MLKQGVYKQQAVQTASPGELTLMLYNGCLKQIRLAHLAIEEFNIENRHACISKAEAIIRELMVTLRTDSEVGSNMMRLYEYISHKLTEANIKNDRAALFEAETYVLEFRDTWKQVILLERQSRLKGTQAL, encoded by the coding sequence ATGTTAAAACAAGGTGTATATAAGCAGCAAGCCGTTCAAACGGCGTCGCCTGGCGAATTAACCCTTATGTTATACAATGGTTGTTTGAAGCAAATTCGCTTAGCGCATTTGGCGATTGAAGAGTTTAATATTGAAAACCGCCACGCCTGTATTAGTAAAGCAGAGGCTATCATTCGTGAATTAATGGTGACACTTCGAACGGATTCTGAAGTTGGTTCTAATATGATGCGACTCTATGAATATATCTCGCATAAACTTACTGAGGCGAACATAAAAAATGACCGGGCAGCCCTTTTTGAAGCAGAGACGTATGTACTTGAGTTTCGTGATACATGGAAACAAGTTATCTTATTAGAGCGGCAAAGTAGACTAAAAGGGACACAAGCATTGTAA
- the csrA gene encoding carbon storage regulator CsrA yields the protein MLVLSRKTTETICIGDEVEVTILSVEGDQVKLGISAPRTVDVHRKEVYEAIQKENKTAAKPVSLEVLQAFIEHSTNQKPGS from the coding sequence TTGCTTGTCTTATCAAGAAAGACTACAGAAACAATTTGTATTGGGGATGAAGTTGAAGTAACAATCCTTTCTGTTGAAGGAGACCAAGTTAAGCTAGGTATTTCAGCTCCTAGAACAGTTGATGTACACAGAAAAGAAGTATATGAAGCAATTCAAAAGGAGAATAAAACAGCAGCTAAACCAGTTTCATTAGAAGTGCTGCAGGCATTTATTGAGCATTCAACAAACCAAAAGCCTGGCTCTTAA
- a CDS encoding DUF6612 family protein, whose translation MKNTSWFYSSIAVSALLASCSSNSYQSLESKDVVTFSKDHDVLSEPETLLDSNSILEKSMHADNQLTNYTANLKMTDTLSPVPEGEIEEQTVKVTEGTLSYSNEPQVTFTSLARYPLNSENEEAPEQTVGIIKESDQYRINRDGTGWNTVEDLSELKNDVFHYDLAPIEQLQLLHSIPDFVSVSQYDDLYVLSVEASGEELRQMALSMNLVDQSILSERDIELDEFTVAQLDYMLFINKDTFLLEKTNSAFELLLEENDQSWLIRKDISLTRTNVNSQEGIQLPTVLK comes from the coding sequence TTGAAAAACACAAGCTGGTTTTATAGCAGCATCGCTGTTTCCGCCCTTCTTGCTTCCTGTTCTTCAAATAGCTATCAATCACTAGAGAGTAAAGATGTAGTTACATTTTCAAAGGATCACGATGTGCTCTCTGAACCTGAGACTCTTCTAGACAGCAACAGTATTCTCGAAAAATCAATGCATGCAGATAATCAACTTACTAACTATACAGCCAACTTAAAAATGACCGATACATTATCTCCAGTACCTGAAGGAGAGATTGAAGAACAAACTGTAAAAGTTACCGAAGGAACGTTGTCTTATAGTAATGAACCTCAAGTCACTTTTACAAGTTTGGCGCGTTATCCGCTTAATTCTGAGAATGAAGAAGCACCTGAGCAAACAGTCGGAATCATAAAAGAATCAGATCAATATCGTATTAACAGAGATGGTACAGGATGGAATACCGTTGAAGATCTTTCAGAGTTAAAGAACGATGTTTTTCATTATGATCTCGCACCAATTGAGCAACTACAACTGCTTCATTCGATACCTGATTTTGTTAGTGTCAGTCAATATGATGATCTGTATGTATTAAGCGTTGAAGCAAGCGGAGAAGAACTGAGACAAATGGCATTGAGCATGAACCTTGTTGACCAATCAATCTTAAGTGAAAGAGATATTGAACTTGATGAATTTACAGTAGCCCAGCTTGACTATATGTTGTTCATAAATAAGGATACTTTTCTATTAGAAAAAACCAATTCCGCGTTTGAACTTCTTCTTGAAGAAAACGATCAGAGTTGGCTTATTCGAAAAGACATCTCTCTCACACGCACTAACGTAAATAGTCAGGAAGGCATACAGTTGCCAACTGTATTAAAGTAG
- a CDS encoding ComF family protein yields the protein MSRCLICKEHFWQEVSLNIIFKPNKTQICSECSANLERTSGCIRCDKPTNKIRDRRYECSDCKKWRRVKGGDPLCKNRSIFLYNGFLKQLLADYKYRGDVALANVFTNDIRRIIRSEFPDFVVTALPLSPSRMQERGFNQAEQLLGMLSWHNCLTRSLSNDDKKQSKKTRAERIKREQNNPFSVMEHEFKQIKGKRYLIIDDIYTTGATVRLAAVQLIDAGAKNVSSLTIARS from the coding sequence ATGAGCAGGTGCCTTATATGCAAAGAACATTTTTGGCAAGAGGTATCATTGAATATTATTTTTAAACCTAATAAGACACAGATCTGTTCAGAATGTTCAGCTAACTTGGAGCGAACGAGCGGCTGTATTCGTTGTGATAAACCCACTAATAAAATTCGCGATCGACGATATGAGTGTAGTGATTGTAAAAAATGGCGAAGAGTGAAAGGTGGTGACCCACTTTGCAAAAACAGATCAATTTTTTTATATAATGGTTTTTTAAAACAATTACTTGCTGATTATAAGTACCGTGGGGATGTAGCTTTAGCAAATGTCTTTACAAATGATATAAGAAGAATAATTAGAAGTGAATTTCCTGATTTTGTGGTAACTGCATTACCACTCTCACCTAGTCGTATGCAAGAGCGAGGGTTTAATCAAGCTGAACAATTACTTGGGATGCTTAGTTGGCACAATTGTTTAACCCGATCTCTATCAAATGATGACAAAAAGCAGAGTAAAAAGACCCGGGCAGAGAGAATCAAAAGGGAACAAAACAACCCTTTTTCGGTTATGGAGCATGAATTTAAACAAATTAAGGGTAAACGTTACTTAATTATTGACGATATATATACTACTGGAGCTACCGTAAGGTTGGCTGCTGTTCAATTGATTGATGCAGGAGCAAAAAATGTATCATCATTAACAATTGCAAGGTCATAA
- a CDS encoding FlgK family flagellar hook-associated protein: protein MSTFLGLETMRRAVGTNRSALQTVGNNIANAGTPGYSRQRVNLQATGGYPGVGTFGQPAISGRLGTGVEVKGVQRIRDQFLDRQFRSEVHIEGAAFMQHRTLERLEDLYNEAPTNSDLPSGLSGQLSAFWNGWKDLASGQENQGVLVEQGKAISDTFSHLHSAFESELENLAQEFELTEKKMADLLKQIEINNQTIAKAERGGQIPNELYDEQDRLLDELAVLVPIQVNRTESSPGVAKGAEGIYVVEILATSTGGGELAGIEKAIGRVEKEVEKLKELAGLFVHEVNERYSGGEEPMFFIFDPETGLFQMNHQFTDDPSSIDQTAAEAIGKMADDGEVMKMYRDMMGQLAVEASAMRRETESSNARLANIEGNRMSMSGVSLDEELAMLIQYQHSYNAAARAMTAMDEMLNTIINGMGVVGR, encoded by the coding sequence ATGAGCACTTTCTTAGGATTGGAAACCATGCGCAGAGCTGTTGGTACGAATCGTAGTGCATTGCAAACGGTTGGTAATAATATTGCAAATGCAGGTACACCTGGTTATTCACGACAAAGGGTTAACTTGCAAGCCACAGGTGGCTACCCAGGGGTAGGCACATTTGGTCAGCCTGCAATCAGTGGTCGTTTAGGTACAGGTGTTGAAGTTAAAGGTGTTCAGAGAATAAGAGATCAATTTTTAGACCGGCAATTCCGCTCGGAAGTACATATAGAAGGAGCTGCATTTATGCAGCATCGTACACTTGAAAGGTTAGAAGATTTATATAATGAAGCGCCTACAAACAGTGATCTCCCGAGTGGGCTGTCTGGACAGTTATCAGCTTTTTGGAATGGGTGGAAGGATTTGGCGTCTGGGCAAGAGAATCAGGGAGTCCTAGTTGAACAAGGAAAAGCGATTTCTGATACTTTTTCTCACCTACATTCGGCGTTTGAATCAGAACTAGAAAATCTTGCACAGGAATTTGAGCTTACAGAGAAAAAAATGGCAGACTTACTGAAGCAAATCGAAATTAATAATCAGACGATAGCTAAAGCAGAGCGTGGGGGACAGATACCCAATGAGCTTTATGATGAACAAGATCGATTATTAGATGAACTTGCAGTACTTGTGCCCATTCAAGTAAATAGAACTGAATCTTCTCCTGGGGTTGCAAAAGGGGCTGAAGGCATCTATGTGGTTGAAATTTTGGCGACATCAACTGGCGGGGGCGAATTGGCTGGTATAGAAAAGGCAATCGGGCGTGTGGAAAAGGAAGTAGAGAAACTCAAAGAACTCGCAGGTTTGTTTGTGCATGAGGTAAATGAGCGATATTCTGGCGGAGAGGAACCAATGTTTTTTATATTTGATCCCGAAACAGGCTTATTCCAAATGAACCACCAGTTTACAGATGATCCAAGTAGTATAGATCAAACGGCAGCAGAAGCTATTGGAAAGATGGCCGATGATGGCGAAGTTATGAAAATGTACCGTGATATGATGGGGCAATTAGCAGTTGAAGCAAGTGCGATGCGGAGAGAAACCGAGTCTTCAAACGCTAGGCTTGCGAATATTGAAGGGAACCGGATGTCAATGAGTGGTGTTTCTTTAGATGAAGAGTTAGCGATGTTAATTCAATATCAACATTCTTATAACGCGGCTGCACGAGCAATGACGGCAATGGATGAGATGTTAAACACCATCATTAATGGTATGGGCGTTGTTGGACGATAA
- a CDS encoding cold shock domain-containing protein, which produces MQGKVKWFNAEKGFGFIEREDGDDVFVHFSAINSEGFKTLDEGQDVEFEIVEGARGPQAANVVKL; this is translated from the coding sequence ATGCAAGGAAAAGTAAAATGGTTTAATGCAGAAAAAGGTTTCGGTTTTATCGAGCGTGAAGATGGGGACGATGTATTCGTACATTTCTCTGCTATCAACTCTGAAGGATTCAAAACTCTTGACGAAGGTCAAGATGTAGAATTCGAAATCGTTGAAGGCGCGCGTGGACCGCAAGCTGCAAACGTAGTAAAGCTTTAA
- the flgL gene encoding flagellar hook-associated protein FlgL: MRITQPMLTANTLRYSQASYERLSTLQEQLSTQKKISRFSQNPVIAVKSMQYRESQALNTQYKRNINEAHNWLDQSDTSLRETTNVLNRVRELAVKASTGTYGPDERKSVAQETEELRNHLMTIANTSTAGKYIFNGTNTSKAPITTYTAEQLVEQDLTDVKLSFRGEIYDYIEENGQFESRNDGSVLRFEDGQFFNEAGDKVDQDEMLIQTRTFDQNGVELELQQGVYVKVNAEAHRLFSDELFNDLFAFEQALLNPDVTEEELGKYIDKIDTHLRAAADVNGQLGARMNRVDLIEDRLEQQDFLLKKIKSQNEDVDFEETVMKLLVAEGIHSAALAASARVIQPSLLDFLR; this comes from the coding sequence GTGCGGATAACTCAACCAATGCTTACAGCGAATACACTTCGCTATTCACAAGCAAGCTATGAACGCTTATCTACTTTGCAAGAGCAGCTTAGTACGCAAAAGAAAATTAGTAGATTTTCGCAAAACCCCGTTATTGCAGTTAAATCAATGCAATACCGTGAATCACAAGCCCTTAACACTCAGTATAAGCGTAATATTAACGAAGCTCATAATTGGTTAGATCAAAGTGACACATCGTTGCGAGAGACTACAAATGTTTTAAATCGGGTGCGGGAACTAGCAGTGAAAGCATCAACGGGTACATATGGGCCAGACGAACGTAAGAGTGTTGCTCAAGAGACAGAAGAATTACGTAATCATTTAATGACCATAGCGAATACTAGCACTGCAGGGAAATACATATTTAATGGAACTAATACGAGTAAAGCTCCTATTACTACGTATACTGCGGAGCAATTAGTAGAACAAGATTTAACCGATGTGAAACTAAGTTTTCGTGGTGAGATATACGATTATATAGAAGAAAATGGACAATTTGAATCACGTAATGACGGATCGGTTTTGCGATTCGAAGATGGTCAATTTTTTAATGAGGCAGGAGACAAAGTCGATCAAGATGAAATGTTGATTCAAACAAGAACGTTTGATCAAAATGGAGTGGAGTTGGAATTACAGCAAGGTGTGTATGTAAAGGTTAATGCGGAAGCCCATCGTTTGTTCTCGGATGAGTTATTTAACGACTTGTTCGCATTTGAGCAAGCATTGTTAAATCCAGATGTAACGGAAGAAGAGCTTGGCAAATATATTGACAAAATCGATACTCATTTAAGAGCTGCTGCCGATGTAAATGGTCAACTTGGAGCAAGAATGAATCGAGTTGATTTAATAGAAGATCGGTTAGAACAACAAGATTTTCTGTTAAAGAAAATAAAATCACAAAATGAAGACGTAGACTTTGAAGAGACTGTGATGAAGTTACTTGTAGCGGAAGGAATCCATTCTGCGGCGCTTGCCGCAAGCGCACGTGTGATTCAACCCTCGCTGCTTGATTTCTTAAGGTAG
- a CDS encoding flagellar protein FlaG: MSLQIPLSIPFSEIGLARYHQQVTTASKPSYNGAVGGDIQTLLDISSDHVDKVTKRALAFNIHKDLDRVYVQVIDQETQEVLREVPPEKILDLIASMMKSVGLIVDHHV; this comes from the coding sequence ATGTCATTGCAAATCCCGCTATCCATTCCGTTTTCTGAAATAGGGCTTGCTCGGTATCACCAACAGGTTACTACTGCGTCTAAACCTTCATATAATGGGGCTGTAGGTGGGGATATACAAACTCTATTGGATATTTCAAGCGACCATGTTGATAAAGTAACAAAACGAGCGTTGGCATTTAATATTCATAAAGATTTAGACCGAGTCTATGTACAAGTAATTGATCAAGAAACACAGGAAGTATTACGTGAGGTACCTCCGGAGAAAATTCTTGATTTGATTGCATCAATGATGAAATCAGTAGGGTTAATTGTTGACCACCATGTGTAG
- a CDS encoding DEAD/DEAH box helicase, translated as MNNKQVEAVRSYLNGRRMLSTDWPFSSELISYCITNHLVTYKPALTKSSDGWLCNRCGNKKAAFFYQHYCSKCNSDCTYCRHCIQMGKASSCVNLYSWNGSPIHYSPIKSSCKWLGTLSFAQQKAADTLVSISIIPAAIHLIWAVCGAGKTEILFPVIEKCIQFGKRVAIATPRTDVVKELAPRFKAAFPNITQSVLYGGSRKQAIQAQLVLATTHQLLRYSHTFDLLVVDEVDAFPYSYDSSLKFAVYNAKKKSGVLVFLSATPSKTLLNEKNLNLTKIPIRFHGKPLPLPRFKWIGNWQKAINAGKLPSLIFEWLSHYNNEPKMIFLPSIYLLNKLSNLLKNESCVFAAVHAKAPNRHQSIAAFRNKKLKLLLTTTILERGVTVENLQVAVLGTENPLFSEACLVQISGRVGRKLAFPNGDIVFWHNGVTTAMRQTRKHLRNMNKEAGL; from the coding sequence GTGAACAATAAACAAGTTGAAGCTGTTCGAAGCTATTTGAATGGCAGGCGCATGTTGTCAACAGACTGGCCGTTTTCTTCTGAACTTATCTCCTATTGTATTACTAATCATTTGGTTACGTATAAGCCTGCCTTAACAAAGTCGAGTGATGGATGGCTATGCAATCGGTGCGGTAATAAGAAAGCAGCGTTTTTTTATCAGCATTATTGTTCGAAATGTAATAGTGATTGCACTTATTGTAGGCATTGCATTCAAATGGGGAAGGCATCTAGCTGTGTAAATCTATACAGCTGGAATGGTTCTCCAATTCATTACAGCCCTATAAAAAGTAGTTGTAAATGGCTTGGAACATTATCATTTGCTCAACAAAAAGCAGCTGATACTCTCGTTTCAATAAGTATCATACCAGCGGCTATACACCTCATTTGGGCAGTGTGTGGAGCAGGAAAAACGGAAATTCTTTTTCCTGTAATTGAAAAATGTATTCAATTTGGTAAGCGTGTAGCGATTGCTACCCCTCGTACTGATGTGGTCAAAGAATTAGCCCCACGATTTAAAGCTGCTTTTCCGAATATTACACAAAGTGTATTGTATGGTGGCAGTCGCAAACAAGCTATTCAAGCACAACTCGTTCTTGCAACAACGCACCAACTACTCCGTTATTCTCACACATTTGATTTGCTCGTCGTAGATGAAGTAGATGCATTCCCCTATTCATATGATTCCAGTCTTAAATTTGCAGTGTATAATGCAAAAAAGAAAAGTGGAGTTTTAGTTTTTTTAAGTGCGACTCCGTCTAAAACATTACTCAATGAAAAAAACCTGAACCTAACTAAGATCCCTATTAGGTTTCACGGAAAACCTTTACCACTACCACGTTTTAAATGGATAGGAAACTGGCAAAAAGCAATAAATGCAGGGAAATTACCAAGCCTAATTTTCGAGTGGCTATCTCATTATAATAACGAGCCTAAAATGATCTTCTTACCGTCAATTTATTTATTGAATAAATTATCTAATTTATTAAAAAATGAATCCTGTGTATTTGCAGCGGTCCACGCCAAGGCCCCTAACCGTCATCAATCGATTGCAGCTTTTCGAAATAAAAAGTTAAAGTTACTGTTAACGACCACAATATTAGAAAGAGGTGTAACAGTTGAAAATCTTCAAGTCGCGGTACTAGGTACCGAAAATCCACTTTTCTCTGAAGCGTGTCTTGTACAAATAAGTGGTAGAGTTGGAAGAAAGCTCGCTTTTCCGAACGGTGACATCGTTTTTTGGCATAATGGAGTAACTACTGCGATGAGACAAACAAGGAAACACTTGCGAAACATGAACAAGGAGGCTGGTTTATGA
- the flgM gene encoding flagellar biosynthesis anti-sigma factor FlgM, whose protein sequence is MKINSSQSVHQTSYSKNTQSTQVDSQVIPKKDKVEISQEARTLSNKIDHSREQKIADLKAQIDSGQYQINPEKTAQSLYKAWKLGDHL, encoded by the coding sequence ATGAAAATAAATTCTTCCCAGTCTGTGCATCAGACGTCGTATAGTAAAAATACTCAATCGACACAAGTGGATTCTCAGGTTATTCCCAAAAAAGACAAGGTAGAAATATCTCAAGAGGCTCGTACGCTCAGCAATAAAATAGATCATTCGCGTGAACAGAAGATAGCAGATTTAAAAGCACAAATTGATAGTGGACAATACCAGATTAATCCTGAAAAAACGGCCCAATCTCTTTATAAGGCATGGAAATTAGGCGATCACTTATGA
- a CDS encoding flagellar protein FlgN, with protein sequence MKVASLLREMTDVQLALLDLTKRKQPIIVENNLEELNQIIGQESSLVSKTRLLEKAIVRESEGRSLASIVTTSEDEEFRLLRDTLMTTIDQLQKQNEINQKLLNDSLAFVQGSLQLLQPNNSNKTYTREASEKNESKTLFDSKA encoded by the coding sequence ATGAAAGTTGCATCGTTGCTAAGAGAAATGACGGATGTCCAACTAGCGTTATTAGACTTAACTAAACGAAAACAGCCAATCATCGTAGAAAACAACCTAGAAGAGCTAAATCAAATTATTGGGCAAGAAAGCTCATTAGTTTCAAAGACTCGTTTGCTTGAAAAGGCTATTGTACGAGAAAGTGAAGGGCGATCGCTTGCAAGTATTGTGACAACAAGTGAAGATGAAGAATTTCGATTGTTGCGTGATACATTAATGACCACAATAGATCAGTTGCAGAAACAAAATGAAATTAATCAAAAACTTTTAAATGACTCGTTAGCTTTTGTCCAAGGATCACTACAACTTCTTCAACCAAATAATTCTAATAAAACGTATACGCGAGAAGCGTCAGAAAAAAACGAGTCAAAAACGTTGTTTGATTCGAAAGCATAA
- the fliW gene encoding flagellar assembly protein FliW — MMQVETSYLGTVKSSEDDILLFAGGLPGFLEEKEFVLLPFEQSHFFLLQSVHSKHLAFICADPFVFWDDYEVKLDDASVEQLAVQEEEEVAIFVILTIEQPFSATTANLRAPIIINSKNKRAKQVMLDAYKFSPKTALSKAASKERC, encoded by the coding sequence ATGATGCAAGTTGAGACAAGTTATTTAGGGACTGTAAAATCTTCAGAAGATGATATCCTTCTCTTTGCAGGAGGATTGCCGGGCTTTCTTGAAGAGAAAGAGTTTGTGTTACTCCCCTTTGAACAAAGTCACTTTTTTCTCTTACAATCAGTTCACTCAAAGCATCTTGCATTTATTTGTGCCGATCCTTTTGTATTTTGGGATGATTATGAAGTGAAACTTGATGATGCATCAGTGGAGCAATTAGCTGTTCAAGAAGAAGAGGAGGTGGCGATCTTTGTTATTCTAACAATTGAGCAACCTTTCTCAGCTACTACCGCAAATCTTCGGGCACCTATTATTATTAATTCTAAAAACAAAAGAGCCAAACAAGTTATGCTTGATGCATATAAGTTTTCTCCAAAGACTGCTCTTTCAAAGGCAGCATCAAAGGAGAGGTGTTGA
- a CDS encoding DegV family protein, translated as MQKTAIITDSTAYLDEEMQKKLMIYTIPLSVNFADATYREGIDLTTDAFYDYLEQEEALPTTSQPAIGEFLTLLEELKEKGFTDIVSIHLSSKISGTLQTAISAGEMVDGITVFGFDSEISCSPQGFYVEAAARLALEGERGSTIIKHLKAMRKQVHAYFMVNDLNHLRRGGRLNGAQAIVGSLLQIKPILHFDEGLIMPFEKVRTEKKALSRILDMLFVDIDKGTVNEVVVIHANRLDGAERLKSAIEEKDSTIKVNISYFGPVIGTHLGAGSLGIGWY; from the coding sequence ATGCAGAAAACCGCTATTATAACTGATTCAACTGCGTATTTAGACGAGGAAATGCAAAAAAAATTAATGATCTATACAATTCCTTTATCGGTAAACTTTGCAGATGCAACGTACCGTGAAGGAATTGATCTTACAACGGACGCTTTTTACGATTATCTTGAACAGGAAGAAGCTTTACCAACCACGTCACAGCCCGCCATTGGTGAGTTTTTAACATTACTGGAAGAGCTGAAAGAAAAAGGCTTTACAGATATTGTTTCGATTCATTTATCATCTAAAATCAGTGGGACGCTGCAAACAGCAATTTCCGCAGGAGAAATGGTTGATGGTATTACTGTTTTTGGATTTGACTCAGAAATAAGTTGTTCCCCACAAGGCTTTTATGTAGAGGCCGCTGCAAGGCTAGCTTTAGAAGGTGAGCGTGGTTCTACCATTATCAAACATTTGAAAGCAATGCGGAAGCAAGTACACGCATATTTTATGGTAAATGATTTAAATCACTTACGTCGAGGCGGGCGTTTGAATGGTGCCCAAGCAATTGTCGGTAGTTTACTCCAAATTAAGCCAATTTTACATTTTGACGAAGGGCTCATCATGCCTTTCGAGAAAGTTCGTACAGAGAAAAAAGCGTTAAGTCGAATTCTTGATATGCTATTTGTAGATATTGATAAAGGAACTGTTAATGAAGTGGTTGTAATTCATGCGAATCGTCTTGATGGTGCAGAACGTTTAAAAAGCGCAATTGAAGAAAAAGATTCGACGATCAAAGTGAATATTAGTTATTTTGGTCCGGTTATTGGGACACATCTTGGTGCAGGCAGCCTTGGTATTGGTTGGTATTAA